The following proteins are encoded in a genomic region of Paenibacillus sp. FSL H3-0469:
- a CDS encoding ABC transporter substrate-binding protein translates to MTRKTAKPVVALMVLTLLLSVLAGCGGGNNNGNKNTAENTGAKATNSGNATATAEATAAAEDLSPLTLSFFAEDPNPNWNNMKDEVSTVITQKTGVTLDAEFAVGDPQQKIALIAAGGEYPDIISAKGDIGKLVDAGAVLDLTDLIDKHAPNIKRVLGDNLARAKYTNEDQSIYAIPTWAAVDEKKFVAGGGFELQHRVLKEAGYPEIKTVKDYENVIKAYLDKHPTDENGNKNIGVSLNADDWHMYISVTNPAVATTGGSDDGEYYIDQETHEAIYHFRRPEEKEYFRWLNHMNDIGLLDKESFVQKYDQYKAKVATGRVLGLIDQDWDYNDAQQALKAAGKFDQTYGHYPVTLTDEYKETSFWPTGFMGGYGISISTTNPDPVRTIKFLDYLASDEGQILNNWGIEGKHYKVENGKRVVPQEVQDRINNDNTAFTKETGIGFYWNMMVHYGDGAKDSTGNYYTKNFPEQLVLGYSDVEKETLAAYKATTWKDLFPKEEEFKEKAYGAAWNISIPGEDEVSILGNKMKDITWKRIPQAILAKPAEFDKIWDDYMADLEKAGVKKMEAGYTKYVQDRVELWTSK, encoded by the coding sequence ATGACAAGAAAGACAGCGAAACCGGTTGTGGCGCTGATGGTGCTGACCTTGCTGCTCAGTGTGCTGGCAGGCTGCGGCGGAGGCAATAATAACGGCAACAAGAATACGGCTGAGAATACCGGGGCCAAGGCGACGAACAGCGGCAACGCCACGGCAACGGCTGAAGCTACAGCGGCGGCTGAGGACTTAAGTCCCCTGACACTATCCTTCTTCGCGGAAGACCCCAATCCGAACTGGAACAATATGAAGGATGAGGTCAGCACCGTCATTACGCAAAAGACCGGCGTGACTCTCGATGCCGAATTCGCTGTCGGTGATCCGCAGCAGAAGATTGCCCTCATTGCCGCCGGCGGGGAATACCCCGACATTATCTCGGCTAAAGGCGACATCGGTAAGCTGGTGGATGCCGGTGCAGTCCTTGATCTCACCGATCTGATCGATAAGCATGCTCCTAACATTAAGCGCGTACTCGGCGATAATCTCGCCCGGGCCAAGTATACGAACGAAGACCAATCGATCTACGCGATCCCGACCTGGGCAGCGGTGGATGAGAAGAAATTCGTAGCGGGCGGCGGCTTCGAGCTGCAGCACCGGGTCCTGAAGGAAGCCGGATATCCGGAGATTAAGACCGTCAAGGATTATGAGAACGTTATTAAGGCGTACCTGGATAAGCACCCTACCGATGAGAACGGCAACAAGAATATCGGCGTCTCGCTGAACGCAGACGACTGGCATATGTATATTTCCGTTACCAACCCTGCGGTAGCCACTACCGGCGGCTCCGATGACGGTGAATATTACATCGATCAGGAGACTCACGAAGCGATCTACCACTTCCGCCGTCCGGAGGAGAAGGAATATTTCCGCTGGCTGAACCACATGAACGATATCGGCCTGCTTGACAAGGAGAGCTTCGTGCAGAAATACGACCAGTATAAAGCCAAAGTGGCGACTGGACGTGTACTCGGCCTGATTGACCAAGACTGGGACTACAATGACGCGCAGCAGGCGCTCAAAGCCGCTGGCAAATTCGATCAGACGTACGGACACTATCCGGTCACTTTAACTGATGAATACAAGGAAACCAGCTTCTGGCCTACCGGCTTCATGGGCGGCTACGGGATCTCCATCTCCACCACTAACCCTGATCCGGTCCGCACCATCAAGTTCCTGGATTATCTGGCCTCCGATGAAGGCCAAATCCTGAATAACTGGGGAATCGAAGGCAAGCACTATAAAGTAGAGAACGGCAAACGCGTCGTTCCGCAGGAAGTCCAGGACCGCATCAACAATGACAATACCGCCTTCACTAAGGAAACCGGCATTGGCTTCTACTGGAATATGATGGTTCACTACGGCGACGGAGCCAAGGATTCCACCGGCAACTATTACACCAAAAACTTCCCTGAGCAGCTCGTGCTTGGCTATAGCGATGTAGAGAAGGAGACGCTGGCGGCTTACAAAGCTACGACCTGGAAGGACCTGTTCCCGAAAGAAGAAGAATTCAAGGAAAAAGCCTACGGCGCAGCCTGGAACATTTCGATTCCCGGTGAGGACGAAGTTTCCATTCTGGGCAATAAAATGAAGGATATTACCTGGAAGCGCATCCCGCAGGCCATTCTGGCCAAACCGGCTGAATTCGATAAAATCTGGGATGATTACATGGCCGATCTGGAAAAAGCAGGTGTTAAGAAAATGGAAGCTGGCTATACCAAGTATGTGCAGGACCGTGTGGAGCTGTGGACTAGCAAATAA